A window from Alkalicoccobacillus plakortidis encodes these proteins:
- the pstB gene encoding phosphate ABC transporter ATP-binding protein PstB → MSIVTAEKQQVESETNALNTSQILTVKDLNIYYGENHAVQELSLDIDKQAVTALIGPSGCGKSTFLRSINRMNDLISIARNTGEIQYQGLNLLSKEVNVVALRKEIGMVFQRPNPFPKSIYNNLTHGLRFHGIPKKEWKERVEDSLKKAALWDEVKDRLHESALSLSGGQQQRLCIARTLSMKPNVLLLDEPASALDPIATAKIEELILDLKKDYTIVIVTHNMQQASRISDKTAFFFNGRLIEYNQTDKLFSNPDEKQTEDYISGRFG, encoded by the coding sequence ATGTCCATTGTAACGGCAGAAAAACAACAGGTGGAGAGTGAAACAAACGCTTTGAATACGAGTCAGATTTTAACGGTTAAGGATTTAAATATTTACTACGGAGAGAACCATGCTGTCCAGGAGCTTTCATTAGATATAGATAAACAGGCTGTTACGGCACTAATAGGACCTTCAGGCTGCGGGAAATCAACCTTTTTACGTAGTATTAATCGAATGAATGATCTGATTTCAATTGCACGTAATACTGGAGAAATCCAATACCAAGGGTTAAATCTCCTTTCAAAAGAAGTAAATGTAGTCGCACTTCGTAAGGAGATTGGAATGGTATTTCAACGTCCGAATCCATTTCCAAAATCAATCTATAACAACTTGACTCATGGTCTTAGATTCCATGGTATACCTAAAAAAGAGTGGAAAGAACGGGTTGAAGACTCTTTAAAAAAGGCAGCGTTGTGGGATGAAGTCAAAGACCGTTTACATGAGTCTGCACTTTCCCTATCTGGTGGACAACAGCAACGTTTATGTATCGCGCGGACTTTATCGATGAAACCAAATGTCTTGTTATTGGATGAGCCGGCTTCAGCACTTGATCCAATCGCAACAGCGAAAATTGAGGAACTAATCCTTGACCTGAAGAAAGACTATACGATTGTTATTGTGACACACAACATGCAACAGGCATCACGTATCTCAGATAAAACAGCCTTTTTCTTTAACGGCCGTTTAATTGAGTACAATCAGACTGACAAGTTATTCTCTAATCCAGATGAGAAGCAGACCGAGGATTATATATCTGGACGATTTGGTTAA
- the pstC gene encoding phosphate ABC transporter permease subunit PstC, producing MAAQQQTVHDRLLKKNNRNAEKIERKGKIIVYGCASIIILATISITLFLLTKGLQAFVVNGVNPISFLTGLDWNPTRSEANGGPVYGALPFIFGSFAVTILAALVAAPLGVGAAIYMIEIAPSWGKRILQPVIELLVGIPSVVYGFIGLSVIVPFVRQYVGGQGFGLLAGTIVLSVMILPTITSIATDALRTLPNGLRESSLALGATRWQTIRRVLLPAAWPMLLTAIVLGMARAFGEALAVQMVIGNARTIAESLTDPTATLTTIITLNMGHTVQGSVDNNVLWSLGLILLVMSYIFILIIRFLSSRRSF from the coding sequence ATGGCGGCACAGCAGCAGACTGTCCACGACCGTTTATTAAAGAAAAACAATCGCAATGCAGAGAAAATTGAGCGCAAAGGGAAAATTATTGTTTATGGATGTGCCTCAATTATTATATTAGCTACTATTTCTATTACACTTTTCCTGTTGACTAAGGGGCTTCAGGCATTTGTGGTGAATGGAGTAAATCCAATCAGCTTTTTAACAGGCTTGGATTGGAACCCAACCCGAAGTGAAGCAAATGGTGGACCGGTATACGGTGCACTCCCGTTTATTTTTGGTTCTTTTGCAGTAACGATATTAGCTGCTTTAGTAGCTGCTCCGCTTGGGGTTGGGGCTGCTATATACATGATCGAAATTGCTCCGTCATGGGGTAAACGAATTTTACAGCCAGTCATTGAGCTGCTTGTAGGTATTCCTTCTGTTGTATACGGATTTATCGGTTTAAGTGTGATTGTTCCATTTGTTCGTCAATATGTTGGTGGGCAAGGTTTTGGTTTACTAGCTGGGACGATTGTTCTTTCGGTTATGATCCTACCAACAATAACGAGTATTGCAACAGATGCATTACGAACTCTACCAAATGGTTTGCGTGAATCGTCACTAGCCTTAGGAGCCACACGTTGGCAAACGATTAGACGAGTGCTTTTACCAGCTGCTTGGCCAATGCTACTTACAGCTATAGTGCTAGGTATGGCTCGTGCATTTGGTGAAGCTCTTGCTGTTCAAATGGTAATCGGAAATGCTCGTACAATAGCTGAATCCTTAACTGATCCTACAGCTACATTAACAACAATTATTACGTTAAATATGGGACACACGGTACAAGGCAGTGTAGATAATAATGTCTTATGGTCACTTGGTTTAATCCTGCTTGTGATGTCGTATATCTTTATCCTAATTATTCGATTCTTATCATCTAGGAGGTCATTTTAA
- a CDS encoding DUF1516 family protein, which translates to MNAQIFLLYYKVHIGTWLLLLIVFGILFLLYKWKIPFANRILRTTIWLLYLAQILSGAAILYTYKFQAQYIIKGIISLILIYAMEVILRKTKRNRSGTSAYWFIWFTALSIVLLLGFNVGINN; encoded by the coding sequence TTGAACGCTCAAATTTTTCTATTATATTACAAAGTTCATATAGGAACATGGTTGCTGCTTCTCATTGTTTTCGGCATTCTTTTTCTCTTATACAAATGGAAGATACCATTTGCTAACCGAATACTGCGTACCACGATATGGCTTTTGTACCTTGCTCAAATCTTATCAGGAGCCGCTATCTTATATACCTACAAATTCCAAGCCCAGTACATAATAAAAGGAATCATTTCACTAATATTGATCTATGCAATGGAAGTGATCTTGAGAAAAACCAAACGTAACCGAAGTGGGACATCCGCTTATTGGTTTATTTGGTTCACAGCCCTTTCAATCGTACTGCTGTTAGGATTTAATGTAGGAATCAATAACTAA
- a CDS encoding GNAT family N-acetyltransferase: protein MTKLVAYSRLFLPSSEREHASIGRVLVKKEFRGSDSGKELMNQAIKTLEEAYDQNTIQIQAQYYLDRFYRSFGFTPISEVYLLDDIDHVDMLRTKGE from the coding sequence ATGACCAAGCTTGTTGCGTATTCCAGACTTTTTCTTCCATCGTCAGAAAGAGAACATGCATCAATAGGACGAGTACTTGTTAAAAAAGAATTCCGAGGTTCAGACAGCGGAAAAGAATTAATGAACCAAGCCATTAAAACACTAGAAGAAGCCTACGATCAAAATACCATTCAAATACAAGCACAATATTATTTAGATCGTTTTTATCGTTCATTTGGATTTACACCTATTTCCGAAGTATATCTATTAGATGATATTGATCATGTTGATATGCTACGAACAAAAGGAGAGTAA
- the pstB gene encoding phosphate ABC transporter ATP-binding protein PstB, with protein MTVEKQAQALQAVYNVKDFNLWYGTNHALKNVSFDINESEVTAIIGPSGCGKSTFIKTLNLMINMNPSVKMSGDIVYKGDSLLTGKPDLVDLRKKVGMVFQKPNPFPKSIYENVAYGPRVHGIKKKQKLDELVEQSLKDAFLWDEVKDRLHTNGLGLSGGQQQRLCIARALATTPSVILMDEPTSALDPISTSKVEELIDELRKSYTIVIVTHNMQQAARISDKTAFFYMGELMEIGDTNKIFTNPDNKKTEQYISGQFG; from the coding sequence ATGACAGTGGAGAAACAAGCACAGGCGCTACAAGCCGTTTATAACGTAAAGGATTTTAATCTTTGGTATGGAACAAATCATGCATTAAAAAATGTTTCCTTTGATATAAATGAATCAGAAGTAACTGCAATCATTGGACCTTCTGGTTGTGGGAAATCAACATTTATTAAAACTCTTAACTTAATGATTAACATGAATCCAAGTGTAAAAATGTCAGGGGATATTGTTTACAAGGGTGATAGTCTTTTGACAGGTAAACCAGACCTAGTAGATCTCCGGAAAAAGGTAGGCATGGTATTTCAAAAACCTAACCCATTCCCAAAATCAATTTATGAAAATGTTGCATACGGTCCACGAGTTCATGGCATCAAAAAGAAACAAAAGCTTGATGAGTTAGTTGAACAAAGCCTTAAGGATGCTTTTTTGTGGGATGAAGTAAAGGATCGTCTCCATACTAATGGCTTGGGACTATCAGGTGGACAGCAACAGCGTTTGTGTATTGCAAGAGCACTAGCTACAACTCCTTCCGTTATATTAATGGATGAGCCAACTTCTGCTCTTGATCCAATTAGTACATCAAAAGTAGAAGAACTAATTGATGAGCTACGCAAATCTTATACGATTGTGATCGTTACTCATAACATGCAACAGGCAGCACGGATTTCTGACAAAACAGCCTTCTTCTACATGGGTGAGCTGATGGAGATTGGAGATACAAATAAAATCTTTACAAACCCTGATAACAAAAAAACAGAGCAATACATCTCCGGACAATTTGGATAA
- a CDS encoding DinB family protein yields the protein MFRTKEDFLQEWAVEKDLTIKVLDSLTDETLGQSIVEGHSSLGWLGWHLTTTIPFFASVVGIKNLETQTKEVPNQAATILDTYNKISSDLLKEIKAEWTDEDFSEVIDFFGSPSPKGHVLRMLTSHQGHHRGQMTVLLRQAGLPVPGIYGPTIEQQQK from the coding sequence ATGTTTAGAACAAAAGAAGATTTTTTACAAGAATGGGCTGTAGAGAAAGATTTAACGATTAAAGTATTAGATTCACTTACAGATGAAACATTAGGACAGTCAATTGTAGAAGGTCACAGCTCACTTGGTTGGTTAGGATGGCATTTGACTACAACCATTCCATTTTTCGCATCCGTAGTTGGCATCAAAAACCTTGAAACTCAAACAAAAGAAGTGCCAAATCAAGCAGCAACGATTTTAGACACTTATAATAAAATCAGCTCAGATCTTCTTAAAGAAATAAAAGCGGAATGGACAGATGAAGATTTCTCAGAAGTCATTGATTTCTTCGGTTCACCTAGTCCAAAAGGCCATGTATTACGTATGCTTACAAGTCACCAAGGTCACCATCGTGGACAAATGACAGTTTTACTTCGTCAAGCGGGACTTCCAGTACCTGGAATCTATGGTCCGACGATTGAACAACAACAGAAATAA
- the phoU gene encoding phosphate signaling complex protein PhoU — protein sequence MLRSSFHQHMEDVKAQITNLGAEVLQQFDRAIEAFEKSDLDLMNTIIEYDTKINEYELQINNEVFQLIARQQPVATDLRNLIAAMKIAGDLERVGDLTVDMAKVSKRIDKASYAEKKQELLQMAGDARKMMKESLESFRTKNLIVAQKMAALDDKVDAQFGHFIKGLFKNGTTEQDAEQLTQLAFIARYIERIADYATNVAEWVIYESNGEHFDLN from the coding sequence ATGCTACGTAGTTCGTTCCATCAACATATGGAAGATGTAAAAGCCCAAATCACAAACCTTGGCGCAGAAGTGCTGCAACAGTTTGATCGGGCCATTGAAGCATTTGAAAAGTCAGATCTTGATCTTATGAACACAATTATTGAGTACGATACAAAAATCAATGAGTATGAATTACAAATTAATAACGAGGTATTCCAACTCATTGCCAGACAGCAACCAGTAGCCACTGATTTGCGCAATCTAATTGCTGCGATGAAAATTGCAGGTGATTTGGAGAGAGTGGGAGACTTAACGGTTGATATGGCGAAGGTTTCTAAACGAATTGATAAAGCTAGTTATGCCGAGAAAAAACAAGAGCTACTTCAAATGGCCGGCGATGCGCGCAAAATGATGAAAGAATCACTAGAATCATTCCGCACAAAGAACCTAATCGTCGCACAAAAAATGGCTGCATTAGACGACAAAGTCGACGCACAATTTGGTCACTTTATCAAAGGGCTTTTTAAAAATGGAACAACAGAACAAGACGCCGAGCAATTAACCCAGCTCGCATTTATCGCTCGCTACATCGAACGAATCGCAGACTACGCCACAAACGTAGCCGAATGGGTTATCTACGAATCAAACGGAGAGCATTTTGATCTAAATTAG
- a CDS encoding PD-(D/E)XK nuclease family protein codes for MATQSVFGTALHEIGSLERIKQYAHVMQEHKSTIMYLMPSSSWLKEARSSHYPLTFGTFDDLASSMIKHKNMAFLSLTEQERTLFFQRILEQQLQVDARSPKEKARAYADTYGQLKRLGLSIDAVEESFKDCMPTFRAYEQLLEDYGAIDPENKLLLAASLLQQKKEIPDWHVVVDGFYDFSPLQFKLIEALYQADIPTTIYLPHYAPLDIVDETVADLQKIGYDTSGFAIVPTQRIATSVSLVKATTVKEQWTGLTQDIKSTSDTAGVVLTAEDRDEWRRAADEEQLPITHAVTKKLKQTTAYKLLEHMLQTGYDQKQNEALVLDLLSFYGVAGTAFAKAKYMLKRTGQTGLQDIEEKRDQINQVDWAKQSGFIDYLDNLLHRIDELELADWIENQLAEAKNLKDIEHLKSEQKALATIKQTIDRKAQEYRHFKMDTFTVSNDYMEQWIKDTLQDKEISLKQGLRTGTEAYTWQHVAQFPGRTLYIPSMGADQFPGGYSLAGYIQESDLYKYDIPYGKPSQAHFRKKQQAYFEQLFYIAEKLVFSYIEGVDPNHPLLPSIFLESVPPVGKWSFEMRMAKDQASHVIEQQEMLAYWRGRQYQVDDLPEDFQLVEQHLSRLQSGEEPISMDTTDRLKQQASVAITALESYARCPIRYSFERLLQVKEPETEETGVSFILIGNLVHELIEWLYKELDVIGRPFSMLSETEKEKAPQMIQDKVEKEWLLIEAESPHVSKLELNLLKQQWQTRLLEWWKAERKLFWDNEKLANMSITSLERPLHMELAISEAERIILKGKIDRVDQLDHEFVIYDYKTGQSSLKMEEEVRNGLKLQLPLYSYILRDLLEKQTGVSHQAIGASYITLRAPGKRSNNGIWHEAEVGKQSRFLVNFQCKNRENELGTQEFLDKYELEDKVRNLWTGMTSEFPVKPLDCKDSCPYGPICRVSDEQKEANAIT; via the coding sequence ATGGCTACACAATCTGTTTTTGGTACAGCCTTACATGAGATCGGAAGCTTAGAACGTATCAAACAATATGCACATGTGATGCAAGAGCACAAGTCAACAATCATGTATCTTATGCCATCTAGCTCTTGGTTAAAAGAAGCTAGATCTTCTCATTATCCGTTAACATTTGGAACATTTGATGATTTAGCTAGCTCTATGATCAAACATAAAAACATGGCGTTTCTTTCTTTAACGGAACAAGAAAGAACGCTTTTTTTTCAACGAATTCTTGAACAACAATTACAAGTAGATGCACGATCACCAAAGGAAAAAGCACGTGCTTACGCAGATACATATGGTCAGTTAAAAAGGCTTGGACTTTCAATTGACGCGGTAGAAGAATCATTTAAAGACTGTATGCCTACATTTCGTGCGTATGAACAGCTGTTAGAGGACTATGGTGCCATTGATCCTGAAAACAAGCTTCTTTTAGCAGCGTCACTTTTACAGCAGAAAAAAGAGATTCCAGATTGGCATGTTGTTGTCGATGGCTTTTATGATTTTAGTCCTTTGCAATTTAAACTGATAGAGGCGTTGTACCAAGCAGATATTCCTACTACCATTTATCTTCCTCATTACGCCCCGTTAGACATAGTAGATGAAACGGTAGCTGACTTACAAAAAATCGGATACGATACATCAGGTTTTGCTATTGTGCCAACCCAACGAATAGCCACAAGTGTTTCACTAGTAAAAGCGACTACTGTAAAGGAACAATGGACAGGTCTTACCCAAGATATCAAGTCCACCTCCGACACTGCAGGTGTGGTACTTACAGCAGAGGACCGGGATGAATGGCGAAGAGCTGCTGATGAGGAGCAGCTGCCGATTACACATGCTGTCACCAAAAAACTGAAGCAAACAACCGCCTATAAATTGTTAGAACATATGCTTCAGACTGGGTATGATCAAAAACAAAACGAAGCACTTGTTTTAGATCTGCTCTCTTTTTATGGTGTAGCAGGCACTGCATTTGCCAAAGCCAAATACATGTTGAAACGAACTGGTCAAACTGGACTTCAAGACATTGAGGAAAAACGGGACCAGATCAACCAGGTGGATTGGGCGAAGCAGTCTGGGTTTATTGATTATCTTGACAATCTACTACATCGAATCGATGAGTTGGAATTAGCAGACTGGATAGAGAACCAGCTTGCGGAAGCTAAGAATTTAAAAGATATTGAGCATTTGAAATCAGAACAAAAAGCGTTAGCGACAATCAAGCAAACGATTGATCGAAAAGCACAGGAATATCGCCATTTTAAAATGGATACATTTACCGTTTCAAATGACTATATGGAGCAATGGATTAAAGATACCCTGCAAGACAAAGAGATTAGCTTAAAGCAGGGTTTGCGTACAGGCACGGAAGCATATACATGGCAGCATGTCGCGCAGTTTCCAGGTCGTACTTTATATATACCTTCTATGGGTGCAGATCAATTCCCTGGGGGCTATTCGTTAGCCGGTTACATACAAGAATCGGACTTATACAAATATGATATCCCCTATGGAAAACCAAGTCAGGCGCATTTTCGTAAAAAGCAACAAGCGTATTTTGAACAATTATTTTATATCGCGGAGAAATTAGTCTTCAGTTATATAGAAGGCGTGGATCCAAATCATCCGTTATTGCCGTCTATTTTTCTGGAATCAGTTCCACCGGTTGGGAAATGGTCATTTGAAATGAGAATGGCGAAAGATCAAGCGAGTCATGTAATTGAACAGCAGGAGATGCTTGCTTATTGGAGAGGTCGTCAATATCAGGTAGATGACCTACCAGAGGATTTTCAACTAGTAGAGCAGCATCTTAGCCGATTACAGTCTGGTGAGGAACCTATTTCAATGGATACTACAGATCGTCTTAAACAACAAGCTTCTGTAGCAATCACGGCGCTAGAGAGCTATGCTCGCTGTCCGATTCGTTATTCCTTTGAACGTCTGCTTCAGGTTAAAGAGCCTGAAACAGAAGAAACAGGTGTTTCCTTTATATTAATTGGAAATCTCGTACATGAATTGATTGAGTGGTTATATAAAGAGCTAGATGTTATTGGTCGACCTTTTTCTATGCTAAGTGAAACAGAGAAAGAAAAGGCACCACAGATGATTCAAGATAAAGTAGAAAAAGAATGGTTACTTATTGAAGCAGAAAGTCCTCATGTGTCAAAACTTGAATTAAATTTACTTAAACAACAATGGCAGACAAGATTGCTAGAGTGGTGGAAGGCAGAACGCAAGCTGTTCTGGGACAATGAAAAGCTCGCCAATATGTCGATTACCTCCTTAGAGCGACCTCTTCACATGGAGTTAGCCATCAGTGAGGCAGAAAGAATTATTCTTAAGGGAAAAATTGACCGTGTGGACCAATTAGACCACGAGTTTGTGATTTATGATTATAAAACTGGACAATCCTCTTTAAAAATGGAGGAGGAAGTGAGAAACGGACTAAAGCTACAACTGCCACTATACAGTTATATTCTAAGAGATTTGCTTGAAAAACAGACAGGCGTTTCTCACCAGGCTATTGGTGCGTCTTACATAACACTAAGAGCACCGGGCAAACGGAGTAACAATGGAATATGGCATGAAGCTGAAGTCGGCAAGCAGTCTCGTTTTTTAGTGAACTTTCAATGTAAAAACCGAGAAAATGAGTTAGGTACACAGGAGTTTCTAGATAAATACGAGTTAGAAGATAAAGTGCGGAATTTATGGACGGGCATGACGAGCGAATTCCCGGTTAAACCATTAGATTGCAAGGATAGCTGTCCATACGGTCCAATCTGCCGTGTGTCGGATGAGCAGAAGGAGGCCAATGCAATTACATGA